In one Kitasatospora cineracea genomic region, the following are encoded:
- a CDS encoding orotate phosphoribosyltransferase, producing the protein MTTRRTEAGLAARLAETACVSAPFKLSDGTHLSTYFDEFRLASDPTLLRDTARALANLVPTDAQALAGIELGGIPLVVALSAATGLPAVFVRRLPKLYGSHRQIEGADITGLRTVLVDDVVRSGSQLLTMARTLRMAGSPVTDAMCVLERSLGGRAVLAEHRITLRSLLTEEELPVRHSSGAA; encoded by the coding sequence ATGACCACCCGCCGCACCGAGGCCGGCCTCGCCGCCCGGCTCGCCGAGACCGCCTGCGTGAGCGCCCCTTTCAAGCTCTCCGACGGCACCCACCTGAGCACCTACTTCGACGAGTTCCGCCTCGCCTCCGACCCGACGCTGCTGCGCGACACCGCCAGGGCGCTGGCGAATCTCGTACCCACCGACGCCCAGGCTCTGGCCGGCATCGAGCTGGGCGGCATCCCGCTGGTCGTCGCCCTGTCGGCCGCCACCGGCCTGCCCGCCGTCTTCGTGCGCCGCCTGCCGAAGCTCTACGGCTCGCACCGGCAGATCGAGGGCGCCGACATCACCGGCCTGCGCACCGTCCTGGTCGACGACGTCGTCCGCTCCGGCAGCCAACTCCTCACCATGGCAAGGACGCTGAGGATGGCCGGGTCACCGGTCACCGACGCGATGTGCGTGCTGGAGCGTTCGCTCGGCGGCCGGGCGGTGCTGGCCGAACACCGGATCACCCTCCGCTCGCTGCTCACGGAGGAGGAGTTGCCCGTGCGGCACTCCAGCGGTGCCGCGTGA
- a CDS encoding ParB/RepB/Spo0J family partition protein, producing the protein MFPMLAEDELHDLAEDIKAHGLLTPIVRDPDGVLLDGRNRLAACERAGVEPRFTTYDGTDQAEYIWLSNVRRRHISAGQRAMIQAMILSLSGHSLRTHAKLHDVSRSRLSLANTVLQSAADLAEQVRAGKLSLDAAAATVRERKAKAAAVQAAFDHLRIHAPDLAAQVTEGELALDAATRELGQRQAAVRRDQDHLTAIAERWDTLRELAREPDSLHTFQVLDGLTTDHRALVSRLIVGEAEPRATEQVA; encoded by the coding sequence ATGTTCCCGATGCTCGCCGAGGACGAGCTGCACGACCTCGCCGAGGACATCAAGGCCCACGGACTGCTTACGCCCATCGTCCGCGACCCCGACGGCGTCCTCCTCGACGGCCGCAACCGCCTCGCCGCCTGCGAACGCGCCGGCGTCGAACCCCGCTTCACCACCTACGACGGCACCGACCAGGCCGAATACATCTGGCTGTCCAACGTCCGCCGACGGCACATCAGCGCGGGCCAGCGCGCCATGATCCAGGCGATGATCCTTTCACTCTCGGGACACTCCCTGCGCACCCACGCCAAGCTCCACGACGTCAGCCGCTCCCGGCTCTCCCTCGCCAACACCGTCCTCCAGAGCGCGGCCGACCTCGCCGAACAGGTCCGCGCCGGCAAGCTCTCCCTCGACGCCGCCGCCGCCACCGTGCGCGAGCGCAAGGCCAAGGCCGCCGCCGTCCAGGCCGCGTTCGACCACCTCCGCATCCACGCACCCGACCTGGCCGCCCAGGTCACCGAAGGCGAACTCGCCCTCGACGCCGCCACCCGCGAACTCGGCCAGCGGCAGGCAGCCGTCCGCCGCGACCAGGACCACCTGACCGCCATCGCCGAACGGTGGGACACCCTCCGGGAACTCGCCCGCGAGCCCGACAGCCTCCACACCTTCCAAGTCCTCGACGGCCTCACCACCGACCACCGCGCGCTGGTCAGCCGCCTCATCGTCGGCGAAGCCGAGCCCCGCGCGACGGAACAGGTCGCCTGA
- a CDS encoding aspartyl/asparaginyl beta-hydroxylase domain-containing protein gives MESTLTALAGQIAQLASVDTAQLERMRHEALTAQAPWKAEYGAYQSGGWWTTSLMNASGDAADVRISDCAARPTELLERMPATAAYLADLGLNYMWVRLARLEGNAFLWEHRDYDELDQVERHRLHIPLHTNSSAFLVTGGTKVHLAGGRIWRLTPTYPHGVCNLLGPDRIHLIADVYADDAYQRLARHPSLHPAVAEALPAAGRTVLAERLETARTMARLGYPEAAERMLLRLFYTYTLPEGTAYDLIAELHTSLGDLEAAARWTAAKTRLLALSA, from the coding sequence ATGGAGAGCACACTGACCGCGCTGGCCGGGCAGATCGCCCAGCTGGCGTCCGTGGACACCGCCCAGTTGGAGCGGATGCGCCACGAAGCCCTGACCGCCCAGGCCCCCTGGAAGGCGGAGTACGGCGCCTACCAGTCCGGGGGCTGGTGGACCACCTCGCTGATGAACGCCTCCGGCGACGCCGCCGACGTCAGGATCAGCGACTGCGCCGCCCGGCCGACCGAGCTGCTGGAGCGGATGCCCGCGACCGCCGCGTACCTCGCCGACCTCGGACTGAACTACATGTGGGTACGGCTCGCCCGGCTGGAGGGCAACGCCTTCCTCTGGGAGCACCGCGACTACGACGAACTCGACCAGGTCGAGCGGCACCGGCTGCACATCCCGCTGCACACCAACAGCTCCGCCTTCCTGGTGACCGGCGGCACCAAGGTGCACCTGGCCGGCGGCCGGATCTGGCGACTCACCCCGACCTACCCGCACGGCGTGTGCAACCTGCTCGGCCCGGACCGGATCCACCTGATCGCCGACGTCTACGCGGACGACGCGTACCAGCGGCTGGCCCGGCACCCCTCGCTCCACCCCGCGGTCGCCGAAGCGCTGCCCGCCGCCGGCCGGACGGTCCTGGCCGAACGCCTGGAGACCGCCCGCACCATGGCCCGGCTGGGCTACCCCGAGGCGGCCGAGCGGATGCTGCTGCGGCTCTTCTACACCTACACCCTGCCCGAGGGCACGGCCTACGACCTGATCGCCGAACTACACACCTCTCTAGGCGACTTGGAGGCCGCGGCTCGCTGGACGGCGGCCAAGACCCGCCTCCTCGCCCTGTCTGCCTGA
- a CDS encoding IS5 family transposase (programmed frameshift), which translates to MADDLVPDDLWERVAPLLPPRPPRRHRHPGRLPADDRAALRGIVYVLCKSVSWQDVPAERTGCSGITAWRRLRDWTEAGVWPRLHELLLAELRSAGLLEMDDCAIDGSHVRALKRGAHTGPSPVDRGRPGSKHHLIVDRHGTPLAVALTGGNRHDVTQLLPLLGAIPPVRGLRGRPRRRPRRLFADRGYDYDKYRRILRRRGITPKIARRGVAHGSGLGKTRWVVERTFAWLHQFKRLRIRYEIRADLHLGLLQLACSIICLRKLRTSF; encoded by the exons GTGGCGGATGATCTTGTGCCTGATGACCTGTGGGAGCGGGTGGCCCCGCTGCTGCCGCCTCGCCCGCCGCGGCGCCACCGCCACCCCGGCCGGCTGCCCGCGGACGACCGTGCCGCCCTGCGCGGGATTGTCTACGTGCTGTGCAAGAGCGTGAGCTGGCAGGACGTACCCGCGGAGCGGACCGGCTGCAGTGGGATCACGGCCTGGCGGCGCCTGCGGGACTGGACCGAGGCCGGCGTGTGGCCGCGCCTACACGAGCTCCTGCTCGCCGAGCTGCGGTCGGCAGGCCTGCTGGAGATGGACGACTGCGCGATCGACGGCTCGCACGTCAGGGCCCTCA AAAGGGGGGCTCACACCGGACCTTCGCCGGTCGACCGGGGCCGGCCGGGCAGCAAGCACCACCTGATCGTCGACCGGCACGGCACCCCGCTCGCCGTCGCACTGACCGGCGGAAACCGACACGACGTCACGCAGTTGCTGCCGCTGCTGGGCGCGATCCCGCCGGTGCGGGGCCTGCGCGGCAGACCCCGCAGGCGCCCTCGCCGGCTGTTCGCCGACCGCGGCTACGACTACGACAAGTACCGCCGCATCCTTCGCCGCAGGGGCATCACGCCGAAGATCGCCCGCCGCGGCGTCGCCCACGGTTCTGGACTCGGCAAAACGCGTTGGGTGGTCGAGCGGACCTTCGCCTGGCTGCATCAGTTCAAGCGCCTACGGATCCGCTACGAGATACGCGCCGACCTCCACCTCGGCCTGCTCCAACTCGCCTGCAGCATCATCTGCCTACGAAAGCTCCGAACCTCATTTTGA
- a CDS encoding GNAT family N-acetyltransferase, whose protein sequence is MSGPRLVYVTARSTSTTASGEGPSSDVVRRFSELDSTADLTRLLHRAYADHAAAGRMFFAAYQSEQDTAYRLSTGECWVAFQDDELVGTVTVAAPYRAPQGYPAPAGAGSFCQLAVDPERRGTGLGQRLLMLAESRIAALGSDQVVIDTSAQAMDLVAWYRRRGYVAIGTWRWDVTNYESVVLAKDLSVC, encoded by the coding sequence ATGAGCGGACCGAGACTGGTTTACGTGACCGCGCGATCTACAAGCACGACGGCGTCTGGAGAGGGTCCCTCCAGCGACGTCGTACGGCGCTTCTCCGAGTTGGATTCCACCGCAGATCTGACCCGATTGCTACATCGTGCCTATGCTGACCACGCTGCGGCTGGCCGGATGTTCTTCGCCGCCTACCAGTCAGAGCAGGACACTGCCTACCGCCTGAGCACGGGCGAGTGCTGGGTTGCATTCCAGGACGATGAGCTGGTGGGCACAGTCACGGTGGCGGCTCCTTACAGGGCCCCGCAGGGCTACCCAGCTCCCGCTGGTGCGGGATCGTTCTGTCAGCTCGCAGTGGACCCGGAGCGGCGCGGAACTGGTCTCGGCCAGCGACTCTTGATGCTTGCGGAGAGCAGGATTGCTGCTCTCGGGTCTGATCAGGTGGTCATTGACACCTCGGCTCAGGCGATGGACCTGGTCGCCTGGTATCGCCGACGCGGATACGTGGCCATCGGCACTTGGCGGTGGGATGTGACCAACTACGAAAGCGTTGTTCTTGCGAAGGACCTGTCTGTCTGCTGA
- a CDS encoding GNAT family N-acetyltransferase, with protein MTPVHVTGPRLTLREIEPGDTDDLLAIYGDPEATRHLSFEPRTRDQVQAIVDRSIDSAKADPRTEYGLAVTRHGDHRLIGYARLATEPQQAATIGFALHPAEWGKGHGTEVVHLLSALGFNLLGLHRIWAARSPLNEASARTLLRAGMTEDGRIRDHVFVNGAWRDSITYSILEHEWVPLDGLEAGEIAEPDTTAAQFPDRTVGSDGSGEE; from the coding sequence ATGACCCCAGTCCACGTGACCGGCCCCCGCCTGACGCTGCGCGAGATCGAACCCGGCGACACCGACGACCTCCTGGCCATCTACGGCGACCCCGAGGCCACCCGGCATCTCAGCTTCGAGCCCCGCACCCGCGACCAGGTGCAGGCGATCGTCGACCGTTCGATCGACTCGGCGAAGGCCGACCCGCGAACCGAGTACGGCCTCGCGGTCACCCGCCACGGCGACCACCGCCTGATCGGCTACGCCCGGCTGGCGACGGAGCCCCAGCAGGCCGCCACCATCGGTTTCGCCCTCCACCCTGCCGAGTGGGGCAAGGGCCACGGCACCGAGGTCGTTCACCTCCTGTCCGCCCTCGGCTTCAATCTCCTGGGCCTGCACCGGATCTGGGCCGCACGCTCCCCCCTGAACGAGGCGTCCGCCCGGACCCTCCTGCGGGCAGGCATGACCGAGGACGGCCGCATTCGCGACCACGTCTTCGTCAACGGAGCCTGGCGTGACTCGATCACCTACTCGATCCTGGAGCACGAGTGGGTACCGCTCGACGGGCTGGAGGCCGGCGAGATCGCCGAACCTGACACAACCGCAGCCCAGTTCCCCGACCGCACGGTCGGCAGCGATGGTTCAGGGGAGGAGTGA
- a CDS encoding HAD family hydrolase, with the protein MSRAVLFDLDGVLLDSQDTHLATLAGYAMTMLGRRVTTADLPAGAHLAPRDGVLAALGLDGPLHEKAWDAATATAGLRAEPFPFTIGTLTELRASGVATGLVTLRSRRRADWLLPPHLLALLGTVVCFEDAPPKPAPDGLLLALDRLGADPRETVFVGDTVLDVRAAQAANVQAVGVGWGYTEPEALVRAGAEVVIHHPGGLASALLLLTVSQQPNDYAKRS; encoded by the coding sequence GTGAGCCGCGCCGTCCTCTTCGACCTCGACGGCGTGCTGCTGGACAGCCAAGACACCCACCTCGCCACGCTGGCCGGATACGCGATGACGATGCTGGGGCGGCGGGTCACCACCGCCGACCTACCTGCCGGTGCGCACCTCGCCCCGCGCGATGGGGTGCTGGCGGCCCTCGGCCTCGACGGGCCGCTCCACGAGAAAGCCTGGGACGCGGCCACCGCCACCGCCGGCCTGCGCGCCGAGCCCTTCCCGTTCACCATCGGGACACTCACCGAGCTGCGCGCCTCCGGTGTGGCCACCGGGCTCGTCACCCTGCGCAGCCGCCGCCGGGCCGACTGGCTGCTCCCGCCCCACCTGCTCGCCTTGCTCGGCACGGTCGTCTGCTTCGAGGACGCCCCGCCCAAGCCCGCGCCCGACGGGCTGCTGCTCGCGCTCGACCGGCTCGGCGCCGACCCGCGGGAGACCGTGTTCGTGGGCGACACGGTGCTCGACGTCCGCGCCGCCCAGGCCGCGAACGTCCAAGCCGTTGGTGTCGGCTGGGGCTACACCGAGCCCGAGGCCCTGGTCAGGGCGGGTGCCGAGGTGGTGATCCACCATCCCGGCGGACTCGCCTCCGCGCTGCTCCTCCTGACGGTCAGTCAGCAGCCGAACGACTACGCCAAGCGATCTTGA
- the alaS gene encoding alanine--tRNA ligase produces the protein MRSTQIRSTFLDFFTSRGHRQVPSSPLIPSDPTLLLANAGMNQFKPYFLGEVTPEYPRATTIQKCARTSDIDNVGRTNRHATFFEMMGNFSFGDYFKADAIAFAWELLIQGYNLEKDRLWITVYEDDDEAEQLWRRIGVPADRIQRLGMEDNYWSMGVPGPCGPCSEVNYDRGPAFGREGGPAVDGERYMEIWNLVFMQYQRGEGDKKGDFPILGELAQQSIDTGLGLDRLAAILQGVENVCTTDLLLPTLKTVQELASRDYPGTGEQKTSFQVVTEHARSIAFLIADGVLPAKDGRGYVLRRLMRRAIRHARLLGIDGPVLPATTASVIGNLGDVWPELRAQSALIEQVVAAEEESFTRTLTQGTRLLDAAITRTRTAGSTSLAGETAFELHDTYGFPVELTVEAARDAGLSVDEDRFATLLTEQQQRAKSGGKAKTAEALRRQDTYRELSARHGRTDFVGYDRLIAEATVLGVIADGTLASGAEQGRTVEVVLDRSPFYAESGGQVGDTGAVRTAGGAVLQVLDTKLGLEGFHVHTVRILDGELRTGQTAEALVDGPRRDAVARSHSATHVLHAMLRRTLGDHARQHGSLVDAGRLRFDFSHFSALDPTQLAALEALVNDHLLDDPDVRVWHATRSEAEAAGATALFGEKYGDHVRIVDIGDFSRELCGGTHVGHGSNAGPVRILGEASIGSNLRRIEALTGRDALTYYDTERRLLDELATLLGTRPKDAPEALRKRLDALATAQQELGRLRDTELRTRAGQLAASARTVTGGRIITEKVTGLGPEELRTLATHTADLLDTDRAVVVLGTEHDGKALLAAAITRTLHATGTQASQLLLPAARAVGGGAGGKGAIASAGGRRTKALDDALIIAAREAAQVLDR, from the coding sequence ATGCGCTCGACGCAGATCCGCTCCACCTTCCTGGACTTCTTCACCTCCCGCGGCCACCGCCAGGTCCCGTCCAGCCCGCTGATCCCCTCCGACCCGACGCTGCTGCTGGCCAACGCCGGCATGAACCAGTTCAAGCCCTACTTCCTGGGCGAGGTCACCCCGGAGTACCCGCGCGCCACCACCATCCAGAAGTGCGCCCGCACCTCCGACATCGACAACGTCGGCCGCACCAACCGGCACGCCACGTTCTTCGAGATGATGGGCAACTTCTCCTTCGGCGACTACTTCAAGGCCGACGCCATCGCCTTCGCCTGGGAACTCCTCATCCAGGGATACAACTTGGAGAAGGACCGGCTCTGGATCACCGTCTACGAGGACGACGACGAGGCCGAGCAGCTCTGGCGCAGGATCGGCGTCCCCGCCGACCGCATCCAGCGCCTGGGCATGGAGGACAACTACTGGTCGATGGGCGTCCCCGGACCGTGCGGGCCCTGCTCCGAGGTCAACTACGACCGCGGACCGGCCTTCGGGCGCGAGGGCGGCCCCGCCGTCGACGGCGAGCGCTACATGGAGATCTGGAACCTCGTCTTCATGCAATACCAGCGCGGCGAGGGCGACAAGAAGGGTGACTTCCCGATCCTCGGCGAACTCGCCCAGCAGAGCATCGACACCGGCCTCGGCCTCGACCGCCTCGCCGCGATCCTCCAGGGCGTCGAGAACGTCTGCACCACCGACCTGCTCCTGCCCACCCTCAAGACCGTCCAGGAACTCGCCAGCCGCGACTACCCCGGCACCGGCGAGCAGAAGACCTCCTTCCAGGTCGTCACCGAGCACGCCCGCTCGATCGCCTTCCTGATCGCCGACGGCGTGCTGCCCGCCAAGGACGGCCGCGGCTACGTCCTGCGCCGCCTGATGCGCCGCGCGATCCGCCACGCCCGACTGCTCGGCATCGACGGCCCGGTCCTGCCCGCCACCACCGCGAGCGTCATCGGCAACCTCGGCGACGTCTGGCCCGAACTGCGCGCCCAGTCCGCGCTGATCGAGCAGGTCGTCGCCGCCGAGGAGGAGTCCTTCACCCGCACCCTCACCCAGGGCACCCGGCTGCTGGACGCCGCCATCACCCGCACCCGCACCGCGGGCTCGACCTCCCTCGCAGGGGAGACCGCCTTCGAACTGCACGACACCTACGGCTTCCCCGTCGAGCTGACCGTCGAGGCCGCCCGCGACGCCGGCCTGAGCGTCGACGAGGACCGCTTCGCCACCCTGCTCACCGAGCAGCAGCAGCGCGCCAAGTCCGGCGGCAAGGCCAAGACCGCCGAGGCCCTGCGCCGCCAGGACACCTACCGCGAACTGTCCGCCCGCCACGGCCGCACCGACTTCGTCGGCTACGACCGCCTCATCGCCGAGGCCACCGTCCTCGGCGTGATCGCCGACGGCACCCTCGCGTCCGGCGCCGAACAGGGCCGGACGGTCGAGGTCGTGCTCGACCGCAGCCCCTTCTACGCGGAGTCCGGCGGCCAGGTCGGCGACACCGGCGCCGTCCGCACCGCCGGCGGCGCCGTGCTGCAGGTACTGGACACCAAGCTCGGCCTGGAAGGCTTCCACGTCCACACCGTGCGCATTCTCGACGGCGAACTCCGCACCGGCCAGACCGCCGAGGCCCTCGTCGACGGCCCGCGCCGGGACGCCGTCGCCCGCTCGCACTCCGCCACCCACGTCCTGCACGCCATGCTCCGCCGCACCCTCGGCGACCACGCCCGCCAGCACGGCTCCCTCGTCGACGCCGGACGGCTCCGCTTCGACTTCTCCCACTTCTCCGCCCTCGACCCCACCCAGCTCGCCGCCCTGGAAGCCCTCGTCAACGACCACCTCCTCGACGACCCCGACGTCCGCGTCTGGCACGCCACCCGCTCGGAAGCCGAAGCCGCAGGAGCGACCGCCCTGTTCGGCGAGAAGTACGGCGACCACGTCCGCATCGTCGACATCGGCGACTTCTCCCGCGAACTGTGCGGCGGCACCCACGTCGGCCACGGCTCCAACGCCGGCCCCGTCCGCATCCTCGGCGAAGCCTCCATCGGCTCCAACCTCCGCCGCATCGAAGCCCTCACCGGCCGCGACGCCCTCACCTACTACGACACCGAACGCCGCCTCCTCGACGAACTCGCCACCCTCCTCGGCACCCGCCCCAAGGACGCCCCCGAAGCCCTGCGCAAGCGCCTCGACGCCCTCGCCACCGCCCAGCAGGAGCTCGGCCGCCTCCGCGACACCGAACTCCGCACCCGCGCCGGACAGCTCGCCGCGTCCGCCCGCACCGTCACCGGCGGCCGGATCATCACCGAGAAGGTGACCGGCCTCGGCCCCGAAGAACTCCGCACCCTGGCCACCCACACCGCCGACCTCCTGGACACCGACCGCGCCGTCGTCGTCCTCGGCACCGAACACGACGGCAAGGCCCTCCTCGCCGCCGCCATCACCCGCACCCTCCACGCCACCGGCACCCAGGCCAGCCAACTCCTCCTCCCGGCGGCCCGCGCTGTCGGCGGCGGAGCCGGCGGCAAGGGAGCCATCGCCAGTGCAGGAGGCCGCCGCACCAAAGCCCTCGACGATGCCCTCATCATCGCCGCACGAGAGGCCGCACAGGTCCTCGACCGATAG
- a CDS encoding LOG family protein, which yields MNALHLAGPAAVRAREGLTAVFFGGVVPASAEEELLAEAIGRTLGGAGYQLLHGGYNGLMEAAARGAASQGTAVTAVTLIGKHDEWGTFNPHATMSVHLPDLGARLNHYLESADLVVAMGGGVGTLHELTAALYYATTVRPVPVCLAGAAALRLLAFLRAEKWLFETPTRPLGFLHTAETAEGFRALLGALDTSPIGGA from the coding sequence GTGAACGCACTGCACCTCGCGGGCCCGGCCGCCGTCCGGGCCCGCGAGGGTCTGACCGCCGTGTTCTTCGGCGGTGTCGTTCCCGCCTCGGCCGAGGAGGAGCTCCTGGCCGAGGCGATCGGCCGGACGCTCGGCGGCGCCGGGTACCAGCTGCTGCACGGCGGCTACAACGGCCTGATGGAGGCCGCCGCCCGCGGGGCCGCCTCGCAGGGCACCGCTGTCACCGCGGTCACCCTGATCGGCAAGCACGACGAGTGGGGTACGTTCAACCCGCACGCCACCATGTCCGTCCACCTGCCCGACCTCGGCGCCCGGCTCAACCACTACCTGGAGAGCGCCGACCTGGTCGTCGCGATGGGCGGCGGCGTCGGCACCCTGCACGAGCTGACCGCCGCGCTCTACTACGCCACCACCGTCCGCCCGGTGCCGGTCTGCCTCGCCGGAGCGGCGGCCCTGCGCCTGCTCGCCTTCCTGCGCGCCGAGAAGTGGCTCTTCGAGACGCCCACCCGGCCGCTCGGCTTCCTGCACACCGCCGAGACCGCCGAGGGCTTCCGGGCCCTGCTCGGCGCGCTCGACACCAGCCCGATCGGAGGAGCATGA
- a CDS encoding helix-turn-helix domain-containing protein, which yields MTGKDAPGTDRKLRGKGHVRRLAEELNRARQARGMSQRAVAMALTGVPGCSLASVNRALAGETLVGWPATLAIGEAVGAPPKRIRTLWEKAAANQTPVYRARSTGSQRAPARAHAADRPLYLITQPHELAEAVRMLRARHGQPTYRAMETAARRAGYRLGRSACQAFLDGKAVPTWPTLRGCLVALGAGEKDIERWRAVWCRATRTKPGLGADPARAFTGDDRAWEIRREVITPSYRPVHLEAGAAPVPSRVPGVRALLQFAEEAAVAYAAESHFVPATRFPGPGRMWLGHCASCRRPLKVTLDQLRPGIGTCEYCARHVIRPPGKSIG from the coding sequence ATGACGGGGAAAGACGCTCCCGGTACCGATCGGAAGCTCCGGGGGAAGGGGCATGTTCGGCGGCTGGCCGAGGAACTCAACCGGGCCCGGCAGGCGCGTGGGATGAGCCAGCGCGCGGTGGCGATGGCCCTGACGGGCGTACCCGGCTGCTCGCTGGCCTCCGTGAACCGGGCGCTGGCCGGCGAAACACTAGTGGGCTGGCCTGCGACCCTGGCGATCGGCGAGGCAGTGGGAGCTCCGCCGAAGCGCATCCGCACCCTATGGGAGAAGGCCGCCGCCAATCAGACCCCGGTCTACCGGGCCCGATCCACAGGCAGCCAGCGGGCCCCGGCCCGAGCCCACGCCGCGGATCGGCCGCTCTACCTGATCACCCAGCCCCACGAACTAGCCGAAGCGGTGCGGATGTTGCGCGCACGGCACGGCCAGCCGACGTACCGCGCGATGGAGACCGCCGCACGGCGCGCAGGGTACCGGCTGGGACGCAGCGCATGCCAGGCATTTCTTGATGGCAAGGCGGTTCCGACCTGGCCCACACTCAGGGGCTGCTTGGTGGCACTCGGGGCGGGGGAGAAAGACATCGAGCGGTGGCGCGCGGTCTGGTGCCGCGCCACCAGGACGAAGCCGGGTTTGGGAGCCGACCCGGCAAGGGCTTTCACCGGGGACGACAGGGCGTGGGAGATTCGGAGGGAGGTGATCACGCCTTCCTACCGCCCGGTGCATCTTGAGGCCGGCGCTGCGCCCGTGCCGAGCCGGGTGCCGGGCGTACGGGCGCTGCTCCAGTTCGCAGAGGAGGCCGCCGTCGCCTACGCCGCGGAGAGCCACTTCGTACCTGCGACGCGCTTCCCCGGCCCAGGCCGAATGTGGCTGGGCCACTGCGCCTCCTGCCGCAGGCCGTTGAAGGTCACCTTGGACCAGTTGCGCCCCGGCATCGGCACGTGTGAGTACTGCGCGCGGCACGTGATCCGCCCGCCTGGGAAGTCGATTGGCTAG